A window of the Fusarium fujikuroi IMI 58289 draft genome, chromosome FFUJ_chr09 genome harbors these coding sequences:
- a CDS encoding probable panthotenate synthetase yields MLPLRFLRHRSPFATSVRTASSCSTSSRLETLAKSPIRVLRSVEAVRRWRNPHVVNHRSVGLVPTMGALHEGHLALIRAAAKENHHVVVSIYVNPAQFGIKEDLSSYPVTWDEDAKKLAALDRELADDGGNLGRISAVFAPTTPEMYPSGFPGQEINSKGSFVTITPVGEVLEGASRPTFFRGVATVCLKLFNIVQPERVYFGQKDVQQTVVIRRMVKDFILPMEVVIEPTQRELDGLALSSRNVYLGPRRRAVATVLPHALFTAAEVYNTKVSRKREEILGAAHNFINATASGQSTLPPTERVLFEVDYLSLADPETLVEIDEVDPSRGAVMSAAIKMLPVEQAQNGEDLGFSGGPAVRLIDNIILKPQEPRDS; encoded by the coding sequence ATGCTTCCTCTACGCTTCCTCCGACATCGCTCGCCCTTTGCGACCTCCGTCCGTACGGCATCCTCTTGCTCGACTTCCTCCCGCCTCGAGACCCTGGCCAAGTCTCCGATCCGTGTCCTCCGATCCGTCGAAGCTGTCCGTCGTTGGCGTAACCCTCATGTCGTAAATCACCGATCAGTCGGCCTTGTGCCCACCATGGGCGCTCTACATGAGGGTCATCTGGCCTTGATACGTGCCGCTGCTAAGGAGAATCATCATGTTGTCGTGAGCATATATGTCAATCCGGCGCAGTTTGGCATAAAAGAAGATCTATCATCATATCCCGTCACCTGGGACGAAGATGCAAAGAAGCTAGCTGCACTGGATAGAGAACTTGCAGACGACGGAGGAAACCTGGGTCGCATCTCTGCTGTGTTTGCGCCAACAACCCCAGAGATGTACCCCAGCGGCTTTCCAGGACAGGAAATTAATAGCAAAGGGAGCTTTGTTACAATTACGCCTGTTGGAGAAGTATTGGAGGGTGCCAGCAGACCAACATTCTTCCGAGGTGTTGCGACAGTCTGCTTAAAGCTATTCAATATTGTCCAGCCCGAGCGAGTGTACTTTGGTCAGAAGGACGTCCAACAAACAGTTGTCATCCGTCGGATGGTCAAGGATTTCATCCTGCCCATGGAGGTTGTCATTGAACCCACCCAACGTGAACTCGATGGCCTTGCTTTGAGTTCTCGGAATGTGTATCTTGGGCCAAGACGAAGAGCTGTTGCCACAGTGCTTCCTCATGCACTGTTTACCGCTGCCGAAGTATACAACACTAAGGTATCGCgcaagagagaagaaattCTTGGCGCTGCACACAATTTTATCAATGCCACGGCATCCGGCCAGTCCACGCTTCCTCCCACAGAACGTGTGCTCTTCGAGGTCGACTACCTATCTCTGGCAGATCCAGAAACCTTAGTGGAAATCGATGAGGTTGATCCGTCTCGCGGAGCAGTTATGAGTGCAGCGATTAAGATGTTACCAGTGGAGCAGGCTCAGAACGGCGAGGACCTGGGCTTCAGTGGAGGTCCAGCAGTACGTTTGATAGACAATATCATCCTCAAGCCCCAAGAGCCTAGGGATTCATAG